The following coding sequences lie in one Ictalurus furcatus strain D&B chromosome 7, Billie_1.0, whole genome shotgun sequence genomic window:
- the ltb4r2b gene encoding leukotriene B4 receptor 2b isoform X2 → MTEENTTSSPTPENTPKDPAVSFAIGTFILAIVFLLGVPGNLFIIWSILVRTRKRSVTTLIILNLACADGAIMCLTVFFIVYLAKQSWVFGRSMCKLLFYLCNTNMYASIMLITLMSLHRLATVLRPQGAHIFRRRRNVLSILIVLWVLVFTLSIPALIFREEIANNNNKLLCLHNHTDPKYVFHLSLETVVGFLLPYGIIVSSYVCILRRLRQTQFKRRLRSEKLILAIIITFAAFWLPYHIINTIQVVSACAPEHLHKKLKEIYLYRPTTSSLAFISSCANPVLYALAGRSYIRADGLSFMARLFEGTALEISNGTLRFQRKVSRAGQAVFMLKNCDSSANNTDRKTDRDS, encoded by the exons ATGACTGAGGAAAATACCACAAGCTCTCCCACCCCTGAAAATACCCCAAAAGACCCCGCGGTCTCGTTTGCTATCGGCACCTTCATCCTTGCCATCGTCTTCCTCCTGGGCGTCCCAGGAAACCTCTTCATCATATGGAGCATCCTGGTGCGTACCCGTAAGCGCTCAGTCACCACACTGATCATCCTAAACCTGGCGTGTGCTGATGGTGCCATCATGTGCCTCACCGTGTTCTTCATCGTGTACCTGGCTAAGCAGTCGTGGGTGTTTGGACGCTCCATGTGCAAGCTGCTCTTCTACCTGTGCAACACCAACATGTATGCCTCCATCATGCTCATCACGCTCATGAGTTTGCACCGATTGGCGACTGTGCTGCGACCACAAGGTGCTCACATCTTCAGGCGTAGGAGGAACGTGCTGAGCATCCTCATCGTGCTCTGGGTGCTCGTCTTCACGCTCTCCATCCCTGCTCTGATATTCAGGGAAGAGATAgcgaacaacaacaataaactgCTGTGCTTACACAATCACACAGATCCCAAATAT GTGTTCCACCTGAGCTTGGAGACGGTGGTGGGGTTCCTGCTCCCGTACGGGATCATCGTCAGCAGTTACGTGTGTATTCTCCGGCGTCTGCGACAGACACAGTTTAAGAGGCGACTGCGTAGTGAGAAGCTCATCCTCGCCATAATCATCACCTTCGCTGCTTTCTGGCTGCCATATCACATCATCAACACCATACAG GTGGTGTCTGCGTGTGCACCAGAGCATCTACACAAAAA GTTAAAGGAAATCTACTTGTATCGACCCACCACCTCCTCGCTGGCCTTCATTAGCAGCTGTGCTAATCCTGTGCTGTATGCGCTAGCAGGGCGCTCGTACATCCGCGCAGACGGACTGTCCTTCATGGCCCGGCTGTTTGAGGGCACGGCGCTCGAGATCAGTAACGGAACTCTCCGTTTTCAACGCAAAGTGAGCAGAGCGGGACAGGCGGTGTTCATGCTGAAGAACTGTGACTCCTCTGCAAAcaacacagacagaaaaacagacagagacagctAA
- the ltb4r2b gene encoding leukotriene B4 receptor 2b isoform X1 — translation MTEENTTSSPTPENTPKDPAVSFAIGTFILAIVFLLGVPGNLFIIWSILVRTRKRSVTTLIILNLACADGAIMCLTVFFIVYLAKQSWVFGRSMCKLLFYLCNTNMYASIMLITLMSLHRLATVLRPQGAHIFRRRRNVLSILIVLWVLVFTLSIPALIFREEIANNNNKLLCLHNHTDPKYQVFHLSLETVVGFLLPYGIIVSSYVCILRRLRQTQFKRRLRSEKLILAIIITFAAFWLPYHIINTIQVVSACAPEHLHKKLKEIYLYRPTTSSLAFISSCANPVLYALAGRSYIRADGLSFMARLFEGTALEISNGTLRFQRKVSRAGQAVFMLKNCDSSANNTDRKTDRDS, via the exons ATGACTGAGGAAAATACCACAAGCTCTCCCACCCCTGAAAATACCCCAAAAGACCCCGCGGTCTCGTTTGCTATCGGCACCTTCATCCTTGCCATCGTCTTCCTCCTGGGCGTCCCAGGAAACCTCTTCATCATATGGAGCATCCTGGTGCGTACCCGTAAGCGCTCAGTCACCACACTGATCATCCTAAACCTGGCGTGTGCTGATGGTGCCATCATGTGCCTCACCGTGTTCTTCATCGTGTACCTGGCTAAGCAGTCGTGGGTGTTTGGACGCTCCATGTGCAAGCTGCTCTTCTACCTGTGCAACACCAACATGTATGCCTCCATCATGCTCATCACGCTCATGAGTTTGCACCGATTGGCGACTGTGCTGCGACCACAAGGTGCTCACATCTTCAGGCGTAGGAGGAACGTGCTGAGCATCCTCATCGTGCTCTGGGTGCTCGTCTTCACGCTCTCCATCCCTGCTCTGATATTCAGGGAAGAGATAgcgaacaacaacaataaactgCTGTGCTTACACAATCACACAGATCCCAAATAT CAGGTGTTCCACCTGAGCTTGGAGACGGTGGTGGGGTTCCTGCTCCCGTACGGGATCATCGTCAGCAGTTACGTGTGTATTCTCCGGCGTCTGCGACAGACACAGTTTAAGAGGCGACTGCGTAGTGAGAAGCTCATCCTCGCCATAATCATCACCTTCGCTGCTTTCTGGCTGCCATATCACATCATCAACACCATACAG GTGGTGTCTGCGTGTGCACCAGAGCATCTACACAAAAA GTTAAAGGAAATCTACTTGTATCGACCCACCACCTCCTCGCTGGCCTTCATTAGCAGCTGTGCTAATCCTGTGCTGTATGCGCTAGCAGGGCGCTCGTACATCCGCGCAGACGGACTGTCCTTCATGGCCCGGCTGTTTGAGGGCACGGCGCTCGAGATCAGTAACGGAACTCTCCGTTTTCAACGCAAAGTGAGCAGAGCGGGACAGGCGGTGTTCATGCTGAAGAACTGTGACTCCTCTGCAAAcaacacagacagaaaaacagacagagacagctAA